From the genome of Candidatus Competibacteraceae bacterium:
CGAGCAGCCGGCCGGCGCGACCCGCTGGAACGGCCCTTATCTGCGCAAGAACCTCGTCCCCAAGGACCCCTGGGGTAACGACTATCAATATCGTTCACCCGGCCAGCATGGTGGAGCCTTCGATTTGTATGCGTTGGGGGCTGACAACGCCGAGGGCGGCGACGGCGAGGATCAGGATGTGGTGAGCTGGCAGTAAGTAGCCCAAGCGTGACGATGATATGACGGTGCGGGCCGGGCAGTACGGTTTCACTTTGCTGGAAATTCTGATCGTGTTGGTGATTGGCGTGCTGTTGGTGGCGCTGGTGCCACCGCTGCTCTCGGGTATGAGCGGTGCCACCGAACTGCGCGGCGCGGCGCGGCAACTGGCCGCCGGTCTGCGTAATGCCCGCAACGAAGCGGTCGCTCGCCAACGGGAGGCGGTGTTGACCCTCGATCTGGAGCGGCGCCGCTTCGGCGTGACCGGCGATCCGCGCGAAATCGCCCTGCCGGAGAGCGTGGCGCTCAAGCTGTATACCGCTCAGTCGGAGTTGCTGGACAGCGCCACCGGCGGCATCCGCTTCTTTCCAGACGGGAGCTCCACCGGCGGTTCCATCACCGTCAGTGGTCCGAAGCTGGCTTATCGTGTCAACGTGGATTGGCTGACCGGCGCCGTCGCCATCGTCGAGCAGGACGCGCGGCCGTGAGCCGGAGCCGGAGCCGGAGCCGGAGCGAGCGGCAGGGTGGCTTTTCGCTGCTGGAGGTGCTGGTTGCCTTTGCGATCCTCTCGATCTCGTTGGGCGTGTTGTTGCAGATATTCGCGACTGGGTTGCGCAACGCCGGCGTTGCCGACGACTACACTCGGGCGACCCTGTACGCCGAATCGATCCTGGCCGCGATCGGCCGGGAAACGCCTTTGACCGAGGGTGCGCGCGATGGACCGATCAACGACCAGTTCTCCTGGCGCGGCACGGTCGACGCCTACACCGGGAATATGCCGGACCCCGAGAAAACCCGGGTTCAGGCCTACCGGGTTCGAGTCGAGGTGTTCTGGCCGGGGTTGCTACAAACACGTTCGGTTGTGCTGGAGACTTTGCGGCTGGCGCCGCTGGAACCACCGGGCGGACGCCGGTGAAGGCGGCGATGCACGGCGCGGAACATCGGCAGCAGGGATTTACCTTGCTGGAGTTAGTGGTTGCCATCACCCTGATGGGGCTGGTGTTGGTGGTGCTGTACAGCGGCCTGCGATTGGGTTTGAACGGTTGGGATAGCGGCGAGCGCCGCGCCGAGGCGACCAACCGGTTGCGGTCGGTACAGGAGTTCCTGCGCCGCCAATTGGCGCAGTCCATGACCGTTTACGAGACCGATAATGACCGGCGGGAGCGGTTCGTGGTCTTCGCCGGCCGATCGGAGGGGATCGAATTTGTGGCGCCGATGCCGGCTCGCCTGGGTCAGGGTGGGCTATACCGGATGCGGATCGGCATGGCGGATGGTCAGTTGCAATTGCGCTGGCGACCGTACCTGCCGGGCGATCCATCCGCGGGTGAAGAGCGGGTAAACGTTTTACTGGAGGGGGTGTCCGCCATGGAATGGGCATATTTCGGTCCAGAACGGGACAACGATCAGGAATCACCGCAGTGGCATGCCGATTGGACCAGCACCGAGCGGCGGCCACTGCTGGTGCGACTGAACCTGACCTTACGAGGCGAGGTCTGGCCCGACCTGGTCGTTGCGCTGGTCGAGGGACCGCGCTGATGATTACCGATCATAGAGAGTGCGTCGAGTGGTCCGACGCTCGCGAAAACGGCATGGTGCTGGTCATCGTGTTGTGGATCACAACCCTGTTGGCGGTGATGGCCGGTAGTTTCGCCTATTCCATGCGGATCGAAACCCGCTTGGCGACTGGCACGGTCGAGCGAGCGCAAGCACGGGCTCTGGCCGAAGCCGGCATCGCCTATGCGCTGGTCTGGCAACTGGATCCGGAGGCACAGAAACAGTGGTCGCCAAACGGTGACTGGCGCGAATGGTCTTTTGGGGGTGGTCGGCTGAGAATCCAGGTAGTGGACGCCGGCGGCTTGGTGAATCTCAACACCGCCAACTCTGAATTACTCAAGGCTTTGTTATCGGCGGCCGGTGTTGATTCCCAGGATCAGGACCGTTTGGCGGATGCCATCCAGGACTGGCGCGATCCGGACGATCAGCCACTGCCGCACGGCGCCGAAAGCGGTGACTATCGCGCCGCCGGTCGGCCTGGACCCAAGAATGCGCCCTTCGAGAGCGTCGAGGAATTGGGTGAGGTGTTGGGAATGACCCAAGCGCTCTATGAGCGGATCGCGGATGTGGACACGGTGTTTTCCTACCACTCCGGCGTGAATCCGGAATTGGCGCCCGCCCGCTTGCTGCAAGCCCTGGGTTTGGACGAGCGGACCGTGGCCGATTACCTGGCGACGCGCGCCAGCGCCGTCGCTGACGGATCGCCTCCGCCACCGCTGCAAGCTGGTGACGGTCAATCCTTTTTCTCCCCGAGCCGTGCGAACGTTTATCATATGACCGTGACGGCCGAGACGGAGAGTGGAACGTCCGTGACCATAAAGGCCGTTATCGATGGGCGGAGCGTAGCTACCGAGCAGAACCCGCGGGTACTGGCGTGGCGCGCGGGGCGCTGAAAAAGGTGGTCTTTTAGCAGTTAAGCCAAGACTCTTCTTACCTCTTGGGTGATCGTCATGCATCATGAACTTGGTTTTAATACAGCCTGTTAGGCCGGAGAATAGGCATTCGCGCATGGTTTTGTCGCTGGATTCATCACGTTTGCAGGTTTTGACAATCAATCCCCGCTGGATCTGGAAGACATTCTGGCGCTGGTGGCGGGATGGCCTGCTAGCCTGGTTTCCCGCCAGCGTTCGCCGCTGGTTGATCGGTTCGTCGCGGCGCTTGGTCATCGCGGTGGATGAAAATGGGTATGTGTTGTCGCGCGAAGAATCCGGACAAAACCAGGTCCTGGAGCGGCTGGATCGGGCGTTGCCCGATGATCGGCTGGTGGTGAAGTGGTTTAAGGCAGAGAAAGCCAGACAACTGGTGTTGCGTTTTCCAGCCGACCAGGCGTTAGCGCGGACCCTGTCGCTGCCTTTGGCCGCCGAGAAGAAGTTGCGCCAAGTGGCGGGGTTCGAGATGGACCGCCTGACGCCGTTTGCCGCCGATCAGGTGTACTACCATGCCCGCGTGTTGCAACGTCAGCCCGAACAGCGCCGTTTACGGGTCGAGCTGACCGCGCTGCCGCGGGTTGCGGTGGATCCGATGCTGCTTCAGTTGCGACAACAAGGACTGTTGCCAGACGTGCTGGACGTGGTGGGTGCCGATTCCGATCTTAATCTGTTGCCGCCGGAGCAGCGAGTGCGTCGGGGTCTTTGGGAACAGCGGATGCGGGCGATGGTGATCGTCGCCAGTCTGCTGCTGGTTGCGGTGGCCGCGGTGTTGCCGATTTGGCAGCAACGCGCGCTGTTGCTCCAGGCGAACGCCAAGAGCGGTCGGCTCCAGGCGGCGGCGAATCAAGCCATGACCCTACGTGATCAGTTGGATCGGACCCTGCAAACCTCCCGGATGCTGGCGGAGAAAAAACAGGCGATTCCAACTCGGGTGGATCTGCTGCGGGAATTGACCCTGATCCTGCCGGTGGACACTTGGGTGGAACGATTGCAGGTCAAGGGGGATAGCTTGCAGATCAACGGCCAGTCCGCCAAGGCATCGGCGCTGGTTGGTATCATCGAAGCCTCCGATTTGCTGGACGGCGCTAGATTTTTGTCGCCGGTCACCACGGATCCGAGAACCAACAAAGAGCGTTTCCTGCTGGGCGCGCACATCGGCAGGGAGTTGCGATGACCGCCACGACGGCGCCGGGTTGGGGGCAACGTCTGGGGGCGTTGGCGCTGCTGTTGCTGGTGGTGGTTGGTACCCTCTACTTGGTGGGGGAGCGGGGGCTGGCCGTCAGCTACCGTTTTTATGAAGAACGTCTGGAGCAGCAGCAGGGTCGATTGGAGCAGCTCGAACGAATGGCCGCCAACCGCGAGCC
Proteins encoded in this window:
- a CDS encoding GspH/FimT family pseudopilin, which produces MTVRAGQYGFTLLEILIVLVIGVLLVALVPPLLSGMSGATELRGAARQLAAGLRNARNEAVARQREAVLTLDLERRRFGVTGDPREIALPESVALKLYTAQSELLDSATGGIRFFPDGSSTGGSITVSGPKLAYRVNVDWLTGAVAIVEQDARP
- a CDS encoding type II secretion system protein, with protein sequence MSRSRSRSRSERQGGFSLLEVLVAFAILSISLGVLLQIFATGLRNAGVADDYTRATLYAESILAAIGRETPLTEGARDGPINDQFSWRGTVDAYTGNMPDPEKTRVQAYRVRVEVFWPGLLQTRSVVLETLRLAPLEPPGGRR
- a CDS encoding prepilin-type N-terminal cleavage/methylation domain-containing protein, whose product is MHGAEHRQQGFTLLELVVAITLMGLVLVVLYSGLRLGLNGWDSGERRAEATNRLRSVQEFLRRQLAQSMTVYETDNDRRERFVVFAGRSEGIEFVAPMPARLGQGGLYRMRIGMADGQLQLRWRPYLPGDPSAGEERVNVLLEGVSAMEWAYFGPERDNDQESPQWHADWTSTERRPLLVRLNLTLRGEVWPDLVVALVEGPR
- a CDS encoding general secretion pathway protein GspK, which encodes MITDHRECVEWSDARENGMVLVIVLWITTLLAVMAGSFAYSMRIETRLATGTVERAQARALAEAGIAYALVWQLDPEAQKQWSPNGDWREWSFGGGRLRIQVVDAGGLVNLNTANSELLKALLSAAGVDSQDQDRLADAIQDWRDPDDQPLPHGAESGDYRAAGRPGPKNAPFESVEELGEVLGMTQALYERIADVDTVFSYHSGVNPELAPARLLQALGLDERTVADYLATRASAVADGSPPPPLQAGDGQSFFSPSRANVYHMTVTAETESGTSVTIKAVIDGRSVATEQNPRVLAWRAGR
- a CDS encoding PilN domain-containing protein, translating into MTINPRWIWKTFWRWWRDGLLAWFPASVRRWLIGSSRRLVIAVDENGYVLSREESGQNQVLERLDRALPDDRLVVKWFKAEKARQLVLRFPADQALARTLSLPLAAEKKLRQVAGFEMDRLTPFAADQVYYHARVLQRQPEQRRLRVELTALPRVAVDPMLLQLRQQGLLPDVLDVVGADSDLNLLPPEQRVRRGLWEQRMRAMVIVASLLLVAVAAVLPIWQQRALLLQANAKSGRLQAAANQAMTLRDQLDRTLQTSRMLAEKKQAIPTRVDLLRELTLILPVDTWVERLQVKGDSLQINGQSAKASALVGIIEASDLLDGARFLSPVTTDPRTNKERFLLGAHIGRELR